Proteins from one Chitinophaga oryzae genomic window:
- a CDS encoding homoserine kinase, with translation MDSIKVFAPGTVANVACGFDVIGLAMNAPGDEMVVRRTSQPGIRIKAIHGADLPTDPARNVASVAVQALLQKYDQPDTGIEIEIFKHIHPGSGIGSSAASSAGAVVAVNHLLGEPFTKKQLVRFAMEGERLACGSAHADNVAPAILGGFTLVRSYRPLDITTLHTPAELWVTVIHPQIEVKTSDAREILKQKVLMTDAIRQWGNVGAMVAALYQEDYDLISRSLEDVIVEPIRSILIPAFQELKLRCKEAGALGGGISGSGPSVFMLSKGETNARKVAETMNSVYAPLGVDYKIYVSRVNTEGVKIID, from the coding sequence ATGGACAGCATAAAAGTATTCGCCCCCGGCACTGTTGCCAACGTAGCCTGTGGTTTTGACGTTATCGGCCTCGCCATGAACGCGCCCGGCGATGAAATGGTCGTACGCCGCACCAGCCAGCCCGGCATCCGTATCAAAGCCATCCACGGCGCCGACCTGCCCACCGACCCCGCCAGGAACGTGGCCAGCGTGGCGGTGCAGGCGCTGTTGCAGAAATACGACCAGCCCGATACCGGCATCGAGATAGAGATCTTCAAACATATCCACCCCGGCAGCGGCATCGGTTCCAGCGCCGCCAGCAGTGCCGGCGCCGTGGTAGCGGTCAACCACCTGCTGGGCGAACCCTTCACCAAAAAACAACTGGTCCGCTTCGCCATGGAAGGAGAAAGACTGGCCTGCGGGTCGGCACATGCCGACAACGTGGCGCCCGCCATCCTCGGAGGCTTCACGCTGGTGCGCAGCTATCGCCCGCTGGACATCACCACGCTGCATACGCCGGCAGAACTGTGGGTGACCGTTATCCATCCGCAGATAGAAGTCAAAACATCCGACGCCCGCGAGATACTGAAACAGAAAGTGCTGATGACCGACGCCATCCGCCAGTGGGGCAATGTAGGCGCCATGGTGGCCGCGCTCTACCAGGAGGACTATGACCTGATCAGCCGCTCACTGGAAGACGTGATCGTGGAACCGATACGTTCCATCCTCATCCCCGCCTTCCAGGAACTGAAGCTCAGATGCAAAGAGGCCGGCGCTCTCGGCGGCGGCATCTCCGGCTCCGGCCCGTCTGTATTCATGCTCAGTAAAGGCGAAACGAACGCCCGCAAAGTCGCTGAAACCATGAACAGCGTATATGCGCCACTGGGAGTGGACTATAAAATATACGTGTCCCGCGTTAACACCGAAGGCGTTAAAATCATTGACTAA
- the thrC gene encoding threonine synthase: MQYYSLQDPQHKTSFETAVIQGIAPDRGLYFPEQIPSLDPDFIAHLHNYSDQEIGYEVIRPFIGDEIPAAALQKIVNDTLHFPFPIQKVTGHTYALELFHGPTLAFKDVGARFMAGCLGYFRRNSDRPVTVLVATSGDTGGAVASGFYNVPGVDVVILYPSQKVSTLQEKQLTTLGGNIRALEVQGTFDDCQRMVKSAFLDAEIQSRRQLTSANSINVARWLPQMFYYFLAYKQMKAAHPKLVFAVPSGNFGNICAGMMAAAIGLPVAHFVAATNVNDTVPRFMQNGKYEPGKAVPTLSNAMDVADPSNFVRVLQLFGNSLPALKEKFTAYAYTDKDTARTMEQVWKEHHYMLDPHGAVGYLGLQQFLAEAPDLTGVFLETAHPVKFEDTAPKSVRDAIHTPPRVMSLYGKEKDATLLPADYDAFKNWLMR; encoded by the coding sequence ATGCAGTACTACAGTTTACAAGATCCACAGCATAAAACATCTTTTGAAACCGCCGTCATACAAGGTATCGCGCCGGACAGGGGCCTGTACTTCCCGGAGCAGATCCCGTCCCTCGACCCTGATTTTATCGCACACCTGCACAACTATTCAGACCAGGAGATCGGCTATGAGGTGATCCGTCCCTTTATCGGTGATGAGATCCCGGCAGCCGCTTTGCAAAAGATCGTAAACGATACGCTGCATTTCCCTTTTCCGATACAGAAAGTCACCGGTCACACCTATGCGCTGGAGCTCTTCCACGGCCCCACCCTCGCCTTTAAAGACGTGGGCGCCCGTTTCATGGCCGGATGCCTCGGTTATTTCCGGCGCAACAGCGACCGGCCGGTAACCGTGCTGGTGGCCACCTCCGGCGATACCGGCGGCGCCGTGGCCAGCGGCTTTTATAACGTTCCCGGCGTAGACGTCGTGATTCTCTACCCTTCCCAAAAGGTGAGCACCTTACAGGAAAAACAGCTGACCACCCTCGGCGGCAATATCCGCGCGCTGGAGGTACAGGGCACGTTCGACGACTGTCAGCGTATGGTAAAAAGCGCCTTCCTCGACGCCGAGATACAATCACGCCGGCAGCTTACCTCCGCCAATTCCATCAACGTGGCCCGCTGGCTGCCGCAGATGTTTTATTATTTCCTCGCCTACAAACAGATGAAGGCCGCTCATCCAAAGCTGGTGTTTGCCGTGCCCAGCGGCAATTTCGGCAACATCTGCGCCGGTATGATGGCTGCTGCCATTGGCTTGCCCGTAGCACATTTTGTGGCCGCCACCAATGTCAACGACACCGTGCCTCGCTTCATGCAAAACGGCAAATACGAACCGGGCAAAGCGGTGCCTACCCTGTCCAACGCCATGGACGTGGCCGACCCCAGCAACTTCGTACGGGTGTTACAGTTATTCGGCAACAGCCTGCCGGCACTGAAAGAGAAATTTACCGCCTACGCCTATACGGACAAGGACACCGCGCGCACGATGGAACAGGTATGGAAAGAACATCACTATATGCTGGACCCGCACGGAGCGGTAGGCTATCTCGGACTGCAGCAGTTCCTCGCCGAAGCGCCCGATCTGACCGGCGTATTCCTGGAAACCGCCCACCCCGTGAAGTTTGAAGACACCGCCCCCAAAAGCGTACGCGATGCCATTCACACGCCGCCCCGCGTCATGTCGCTCTACGGTAAAGAAAAAGACGCTACGCTGCTGCCGGCAGATTATGATGCGTTCAAAAACTGGTTAATGCGATAA